A stretch of Apis cerana isolate GH-2021 linkage group LG1, AcerK_1.0, whole genome shotgun sequence DNA encodes these proteins:
- the LOC108001618 gene encoding PAN2-PAN3 deadenylation complex subunit PAN3, producing the protein MDPSMFVTYTPQTNGVPLESKLATYMNRQSPGVTLSTTTITKHLSNLSLDSQKKVTASPEFVPGRGLTNSNSSSPNLFNNSYHSQENVGGTTYFYLGNAVTDTVGTEDGTETIGNVGASQIGYVYPGTPAHLQPVKPTKPPSSNSSSAPSTPPPQAALSFFVSESLRMDILQKNALTLAQPDIVRFPDLPNEVDNYHELCPLEPIHKPASTILGYQTSTYKATSIKSGTRYCLRRIHDFRLANTKCMVLVDMWKRLSHTNLVQLREVFTTKAFGDNSMIFVYDYHPGSETLLTKHFSATELNGYTDPFSSDPNAPRPYSHTKNTILRQQHSSMLPESVIWSYIIQLTAALRVIHAAGLAYRCLDPTKVLLTSRTRLRLSCAAIPDVVTYDGSSSNPLSLIPHYQQEDLIALGKLVLALACRSLLAVHRDNMQASLELVARSYSTDLRNLILYLLSNQARKSVTDLMPMIGARFYTQLDAAQLRSDVLENELAKELENGRLFKLLVKLATINERPELNMEPTWAETGDRYMLKLFRDYVFHQVAADGRPWLDMAHVVSCLNKLDSGSQDKICLMSRDEQSVLVVSYAELRQCLETSFGELVQSAKETV; encoded by the exons ATGGACCCATCAATGTTTGTTACATATACCCCTCAAACGAATGGAGTTCCACTGGAGTCCAAACTTGCTACCTACatg aatcgtCAAAGTCCTGGAGTAACTTTAAGTACCACCACTATTACCAAACATTTGTCAAATCTTTCTCTGGATTCACAGAAAAAGGTAACTGCCAGTCCAGAATTTGTACCAGGAAGAGGTCTTACTAATAGCAACAGTAGTTCTCCAaatcttttcaataattcttatcATTCACAAGAAAATGTGGGTGGTACTACCTATTTTTATCTTGGAAATGCAGTAACAGATACTGTTGGAACAGAAGATGGAACTGAAACT ATTGGAAATGTGGGGGCAAGTCAGATAGGCTATGTTTATCCAGGAACTCCCGCACATCTCCAACCAGTAAAACCTACAAAACCTCCATCATCTAATAGTTCTTCTGCTCCCTCAACCCCACCTCCTCAAGCAGCACTTAGTTTCTTTGTTAGTGAAAGTTTAAGAATGGacattcttcaaaaaaatgcTTTAACGTTAGCACAACCTGATATAGTACGATTTCCCGATCTACCAAACGAAGTAGATAATTATCATGAGTTGTGCCCATTGGAACCAATTCATAAACCTGCATCAACAATTCTTGGATATCAAACATCAACTTACAAAGCTACTAGTATTAAAAGTGGTACACGTTATTGTTTACGACGTATACAcg aTTTCAGACTTGCTAACACAAAATGTATGGTGCTGGTTGATATGTGGAAACGCTTATCACATACAAATTTGGTGCAATTAAGAGAAGTTTTTACTACCAAGGCTTTCGGTGATAACT ccaTGATATTTGTTTACGATTATCATCCCGGATCGGAAACATTATTAACCAAGCATTTCTCAGCAACCGAATTAAATGGTTATACAGATCCATTTTCCTCAGATCCAAATGCGCCTCGACCCTATAGCCACACTAAGAATACCATTTTGAGGCAACAGCATAGTAGTATGCTACCAGAAAGTGTTATATGGAGCTATATAATTCAACTCACTGCCGCTCTTCGTGTTATTCATGCTGCtg ggTTGGCGTACAGATGTTTAGATCCTACAAAAGTATTACTCACATCGCGAACAAGACTTCGTTTAAGTTGTGCAGCTATACCAGATGTTGTTACTTATGATGGAAGCTCATCAAATCCACTTTCACTTATACCACACTACCAACAAGAAGATTTAATTGCTTTAGGAAAGTTGGTGTTGGCATTAGCATGTCGCAGTCTCCTTGCCGTCCATCGCGACAACATGCAAGCTTCTCTTGAACTCGTCGCACGTTCCTATTCTACGGATCTTCGAAATCTTATTCT gtaTTTACTGTCTAATCAAGCACGAAAAAGTGTAACAGATCTCATGCCAATGATTGGAGCACGATTTTATACACAATTAGATGCAGCTCAACTCCGATCCGATGTATTAGAAAACGAACTTGCCAAGGAGTTGGAAAAtggaagattatttaaattacttgtaAAATTGGCTACTATTAACGAAAGACCTGAGCTTAATATGGAACCTACTTGGGCAGAGACGGGTGATCGATATATGCTCAAATTGTTTAGGGATTATGTTTTCCATCAGGTAGCAGCTGATGGAAGACCATGGTTAGATATGGCACATGTCGTATCTTGTTTAAACAAGTTGGACTCAGGTTCTCAGGATAAA atatgttTGATGTCACGGGACGAGCAGAGTGTATTAGTCGTAAGTTATGCAGAATTACGACAATGTTTGGAAACCTCATTTGGAGAATTGGTACAATCTGCGAAAGAAACTGTTTAG
- the LOC108001617 gene encoding DNA-directed RNA polymerases I, II, and III subunit RPABC5 yields MIIPVRCFTCGKVIGNKWEAYLGLLQAEYTEGDALDALGLKRYCCRRMLLGHVDLIEKLLNYAPLEK; encoded by the exons atgattataccTGTACGTTGTTTTACCTGTGGAAAGGTGATTGGTAACAAATGGGAAGCTTACCTTGGTTTATTACAAGCAGAATACACGGAAGG aGATGCTCTTGATGCATTGGGATTGAAACGATATTGCTGCCGTAGAATGCTTCTTGGACATGtagatttaattgaaaaactcTTGAATTATGCaccattagaaaaataa
- the LOC108001616 gene encoding proton-coupled amino acid transporter-like protein pathetic codes for MDNKAPTEMDTFLPQDGSNAKDGVFKYKVQVAPQDMETGQGDGKSFDPFSERRVDNPTTDGDTLTHLLKAALGTGILSMPIAFKNAGLIVGIFATVLVAFVCTHCAYILVKCAHVLYYKTRRTKMSFADVAEVAFATGPQWGRKFSKPIRYLIQISLFATYFGTCSVYTVIVAANFNQIIKYYKEEGSGEFSLRLMAICLLIPMILLSWIPNLKYLAPVSMVANIFMGTGLGITFYYLVWDMPPITFVRLFAPIEDFPRFFSITIFAMEAIGVVMPLENNMKTPQHFVGICGVLNKGMSGVTLIYILLGFLGYVKYQDKTLDSITLNLPTEEIPAQVVKILIALAVYCTFGLQFYVCLDIAWNGIKDRFQKKPMLANYILRTVMVTGAVLLAVIVPTIEPFIGLIGAFCFSILGLLIPVFVETVTYWDVGFGPGNWVALKNVIICIIGIMALIFGSRSALIQIANLYS; via the exons ATG gacAATAAAGCGCCGACGGAGATGGACACTTTCTTACCCCAAGATGGGTCCAATGCGAAAGATGGTGTATTTAA ATACAAAGTGCAAGTCGCTCCACAAGATATGGAGACTGGACAGGGTGACGGAAAAAGCTTCGACCCTTTCAGTGAACGAAGAGTAGATAACCCAACGAC ggACGGTGATACGTTAACGCATTTATTGAAAGCAGCTCTTGGAACAGGTATATTATCCATGCCAATAGCTTTCAAAAATGCTGGACTTATTGTTGGTATATTTGCCACAGTCTTGGTGGCGTTTGTATGCACACATTGCGCATATATTTtg gtAAAATGTGCACATGTcctttattataaaacgagGCGCACAAAAATGAGTTTTGCCGATGTAGCAGAAGTAGCGTTTGCTACAGGCCCACAATggggaagaaaattttcgaaacctATTAG GTATTTAATACAGATTAGTTTATTTGCAACATACTTTGGTACCTGCAGTGTGTACACAGTTATTGTTGCggcaaattttaatcaaatcattaaGTATTACAAAGAAGAAGGATCTGGTGAATTTAGTCTTCGATTGATggcaatttgtttattaattccaATGATATTACTTAGCTGGATaccaaatttgaaatatcttgcACCTGTTTCCATGGTggctaatatatttatgggaACAGGTTTaggaataactttttattatttagtttgGGATATGCCGCCTATTACATTCGTACGTTTATTTGCACCCATCGAGGATTTTCCACGATTCTTCAGTATAACTATATTTGCAATGGAAGCAATAG GAGTTGTAATGCCACTGgagaataatatgaaaacacCTCAACATTTTGTCGGAATTTGCGGTGTTTTAAATAAGGGAATGTCCGGTGTTACgcttatatacattttactaGGATTTTTAGgatatgtaaaatatcaagATAAAACCTTAGATAGTATAACATTAAATCTACCAACAGAAGAAAT aCCGGCTCAAGttgtaaagattttaatagcTCTTGCTGTTTATTGCACATTTGGATTACAATTTTATGTTTGCCTTGACATTGCATGGAACGGTATAAAAGATCGATTCCAAAAAAAACCAATGTtggcaaattatattttaagaacagTTATGGTCACAGGAGCAG TCTTACTGGCTGTTATTGTACCAACTATTGAACCTTTTATTGGATTAATTGGtgcattttgtttttcaatattggGACTTTTAATTCCTGTGTTTGTCGAAACTGTAACTTATTGGGACGTCGGTTTTGGACCAGGAAATTGGGTAGCACTGAAGAACGTGATCATTTGTATTATTGGCATTATGGCTTTAATATTTGGATCTCGTAGTGCATTAATACAAATCGCTAATTTATAcagttaa